The DNA sequence GGCTGTGTCAGGGCATGACTCACAGCTGCTGGCCGGGGTTGAGCGACGTCTTGTCCACCCTGCGGTCGTACTCCAGACGGAAATCCTCCAGCTCGCCGTTGGCCCCGAAGGCCCCCCACTCTGTGTTCACGCACATGCggccctcctctccctccaccagctccacccTCCCCATCTCCTCCATGTAGCAGGCATTACAGCCTGTAcctgagggaaggagagagagagagagaaacactgagagagagaaaccaacCCCATATTCGGCATGAAACTGACTCTACATGTAGTCACTCACCAGTGGGGGCAGGGCAAATTAATTCATTGTAACATATTCAGGTATTAATACAAACAGTGAAAGGCTACTCCTTGTCTTGGCATGTACACAAATCCCCTTTCATGTCTTCTAAAACAGAGAGACATCTGGGGCTGCTGAGGTTGCAGAAAGTAAGAGACAGAGCGTGAAAAAAAGTGAGTAGTGTACCAGGAAATGCAGAAAGTGAGCACTGTAGCCTGAATGAGACAATCTGAGGAAGCCACAGATTATCCTatgagaaataaacagggaaaaTGGCTCCCAGGAGAGATAGAAGAAGGGCTTACAGGCAAATTACAGGGAAAGATTGGATAAAAAATTACAGAGAATCTGTAAAGCCATCCTTGAAAAAATTGGACTTTTCTAACACAGTAACATCCAAATTAGGGtagagagaggaacacaccaGCTCCACCGCACCTGTGTCTCAATAAAGGGACTCCAGGGAGTTTGACCCTTACCTACGATCACTCCGACCTCACAGCTCCGGTCATCGTAATAGCAGGAGATCATGGTGGCCACTGTGTcattcaccatggcaaccacatcCATCTCAAAATCCTGGGGAGCACAGGTTGGGCGTGTTAGACTGTCCTTTGCCCACACCCTGGTGACCCTTCCCCCCACCACctgaccacaccccctccccacccccaccctaaaAGGACCTGGATTCACCAGTGTCTTTAGAGCAGTGGGGATTTCATCACAACACAGTGGCACAATGCTGCTTTTCCCCAAGGTAAACTGCTCTTTGCCTTCGCTCATGGCGTGAGCTTGTCGTGATTGGCTCAGGCTGTGTCGCACAATTTCATAATAACCAACCTGAGGTGAGCACATCTTGTGTAGGTGCACAGAAGTGCAACAGCAGCCAGAATGTAAATTCACCATGTTGGTGGACATTGCTGGCACtccatgcagacagacagacataaagacagacacacagacagacttaCCCCTCTCCTCTTGATGGCATCCTGCAGCAGGCTGACCACATTGTtgccctcagcacctgcagcctTAAATCCTTTGGTCCAGTTCAGAAGGATCCCCTGGAACAGTGatagtttattttaattcagttcagttcaggtcaggtcagttcagttcagttcagttcagttcagttcagttcagttcagtccagTTCAGTCCACTTCAGTTCAATCAAAGTTTATTTAAAGACTCTAGCTTcctttttgtgaataaatatcagtttctttgtgatttttaaataaacattggaAATCACATAAGGCAATGCTCAAGCAGTGACACAGAACAAATAGACAATCAATCAGCTGCTTTGCTGCCTGCAGTCTGTTGTCAAGCAGCCCTGCACCCCTTCCACCATTTTGACTGTGCTTGTTGGTGATTTACCTCACAGTTGTCTTTTGTCAAGTATGTTTAATTTCACTTGAAGTCTTATATGTCTCTGACCTTGTCTAAGTCCTCATGCCGGACTGGGAAGGAGAAGGTGAACCCCAAGGGGAGCTTCTTGTGCTTGAGGTGATTGTTCGACAGGAAGTCTGCGATGCACTCAGCAATGTAGTCAAAGAgctagaagagagagagagagagagagagtaggtgagGGTgtgacagggggagggggtgggagatgGAACCAAACAGAAATGAAGGGTATGAAAATGTAAACCAGGTTAATGCAAGCCACAAAGCTATATAAAAGTAATCAAAACCTGGGGTTAGTCTATCGGCAGACCCGGCTCTCACCATTTGTGCTGTGCCAGTCATGGCCTCCTCTGGGATGGAGTACACCTGGTGCCTGGTCTCCACCTTCCAGCCCCTCTTCTCATCCTCCACCACTTTCACCAACATCACTCGAAAATTTGTGCCTCCCAGGTCCAGAGCAAGGAACTCCCCCACCTCTGAGAAAAAAGCATACATACCAGAGCAGTGAAAAATCATTcattaaatgacattacattacataatttagcagatgccgTAACCCAGAATGACTGCAGCTGAAACTGCAAATACACAATTCTATACACTGACCTATAATAAGATCCCTTGATGTTCTAAATTTTATTGCACCTTACATATAAATATGAGTGGAGTCTATAGATGGGGGTTCCATCAAACAGGCAAAGAAACCTAACTTAAACAGCAGAAAAGCAACCTTTGAGGTGAATTAAACAATCTATTAGTATATAAATTAACCCAGTAGCCTATGGGAGTGCTCTTTTGTTGGAGTGAAACAAGCAGCTTGGCCAAttcacacactcaaaaaaaccTGACCTCTCTTTAAACGGATAGGCTGTTTTAATGggatacaaagtcaataatatgatcactttttttttgattgattggCACTGTCCCTTCGTGTGACTTCGAATGCAGGAGTTAATCTGTCAAAGACGTGTATTACTTTATTTACAGGGACCCTTGTAATGGTTCAACTGGTGGCCAGATGAAACCTCTTGATTTGTGCGTGAGGTCGGAGCACATACCTGATCCATCTGCGGTCAGACACACGTAAGTGggtaacattttaatgctggCCTGGTCGTGCGTCACGACGCACAACCCCCGATCCATCTCCCGCTGCATCCTCCTCATCACCTCCATTAGTTCCTCCGTATCAAGCCAGAAATCGGACAGGATCTGATCTACCTGGGGAAGggtagagcgagagagagaactcTCTAAATAAAAGCTACTGTCTGAATATGCAACCATGGCACTACTGATAAATATATTACCAATccaatttctctctttcttctcatcACATATTCAAACAGACGGTGGCTAACTGACAGCACAATATTTCTACCACACTACTCTGCTATGATCTGTGTGAATTAATGATGCTAACAAGATACTGAAGCACATTTTGCCCTCCCAGGAAGAAAACAGCAGACATTCTAGCATTAATGGATCACAGAGGACCTTAAAAATGAGTTCCTTACCCTGAGGATTCTCCCCAATATGGAGCTGCATGATTTGGGCcccttcatcttcatcattcGGCAAGGAGTGACACAAGGCATCTTCACTAATGAGTGCGTGTGTAAGAGTGTCTCTAC is a window from the Anguilla rostrata isolate EN2019 chromosome 14, ASM1855537v3, whole genome shotgun sequence genome containing:
- the LOC135238951 gene encoding hexokinase-4-like; its protein translation is MPCVTPCRMMKMKGPKSCSSILGRILRVDQILSDFWLDTEELMEVMRRMQREMDRGLCVVTHDQASIKMLPTYVCLTADGSEVGEFLALDLGGTNFRVMLVKVVEDEKRGWKVETRHQVYSIPEEAMTGTAQMLFDYIAECIADFLSNNHLKHKKLPLGFTFSFPVRHEDLDKGILLNWTKGFKAAGAEGNNVVSLLQDAIKRRGDFEMDVVAMVNDTVATMISCYYDDRSCEVGVIVGTGCNACYMEEMGRVELVEGEEGRMCVNTEWGAFGANGELEDFRLEYDRRVDKTSLNPGQQLYEKLISGKYMGELVRVVLMKLVSQGLLFRGRASEQLKTRGSFETHFVSQIESDTGDRQQICKVLSRLGLSASELDCDIVRLACESVSTRAARLCGAGLASIINRMRERRGQEKLKIAVGVDGSVYKLHPCFQEKFHKAVRELAPSCDISFVQSEEGSGRGAALISAGVCKTVACILNK